The Panthera leo isolate Ple1 chromosome C2, P.leo_Ple1_pat1.1, whole genome shotgun sequence genome window below encodes:
- the VGLL3 gene encoding transcription cofactor vestigial-like protein 3 isoform X4, with protein MSCAEVMYHPQPYGAPQYLPNPVAAATCPTAYYHPAPQPGQQGDIGSVVDEHFSRALGQASTLHPESAISKSKMGLTPLWRDSSALSSQRNSFPTSFWTSSYQPPPAPCLGGVHPDFQVTAPPGTFTAADPSPWPGHGLHQTGPAPPPPASESWHYPLASQVSPSYSHMHDVYMRHHHPHAHMHHRHHHHHHHHHPSAGSALDPSYGPLLMPSVRAARIPAPQCDITKTDPTTVTTATSAWAGAFHGTVDLVPSVGFETGLQHQDKSKESPCTLNYDKMLRVPY; from the exons ATGAGTTGTGCGGAGGTGATGTATCACCCCCAGCCGTATGGAGCGCCCCAGTATCTGCCCAACCCTGTGGCAGCTGCAACCTGCCCCACAGCCTACTACCACCCGGCGCCCCAACCTGGCCAGCAG GGAGACATTGGGTCAGTAGTGGATGAGCACTTCTCAAGAGCTTTGGGCCAAGCCAGCACCCTCCATCCAGAATCTGCCATTTCAAAAAGCAAGATGGGGCTAACCCCACTATGGCGAG acAGCTCAGCTCTCTCAAGCCAGCGGAATAGTTTCCCGACTTCCTTTTGGACCAGCTCTTACCAGCCCCCACCTGCACCCTGCTTGGGGGGTGTTCATCCTGACTTCCAGGTCACTGCACCCCCTGGCACCTTTACTGCGGccgaccccagcccctggccaggACACGGCCTGCATCAGactggcccagcccctcccccacccgcatcCGAGTCCTGGCACTATCCTTTGGCATCTCAGGTGAGCCCATCCTACAGCCACATGCATGATGTGTACATGCGGCACCACCACCCCCACGCCCACAtgcaccaccgccaccaccaccaccaccaccaccaccacccttctGCTGGCTCTGCCCTGGATCCGTCCTATGGGCCCCTGCTGATGCCATCAGTGCGTGCAGCCAGGATTCCTGCTCCCCAGTGTGACATCACAAAGACAGACCCGACTACAGTCACCACTGCTACCTCAGCGTGGGCCGGAGCCTTTCATGGAACCGTGGACTTAGTGCCAAGTGTGGGGTTTGAAACAG
- the VGLL3 gene encoding transcription cofactor vestigial-like protein 3 isoform X3, with the protein MQDSLEVTLPSKQEEEEDEEEEEEEEEKDQPAEMEYLNSRCVLFTYFQGDIGSVVDEHFSRALGQASTLHPESAISKSKMGLTPLWRDSSALSSQRNSFPTSFWTSSYQPPPAPCLGGVHPDFQVTAPPGTFTAADPSPWPGHGLHQTGPAPPPPASESWHYPLASQVSPSYSHMHDVYMRHHHPHAHMHHRHHHHHHHHHPSAGSALDPSYGPLLMPSVRAARIPAPQCDITKTDPTTVTTATSAWAGAFHGTVDLVPSVGFETGLQHQDKSKESPCTLNYDKMLRVPY; encoded by the exons ATGCAGGACTCTCTGGAAGTCACCCTTCCCAGCaaacaagaggaggaggaggatgaggaggaggaggaggaggaggaggagaaagaccaGCCTGCCGAGATGGAGTACCTTAACTCTCGCTGTGTCCTTTTCACTTATTTCCAGGGAGACATTGGGTCAGTAGTGGATGAGCACTTCTCAAGAGCTTTGGGCCAAGCCAGCACCCTCCATCCAGAATCTGCCATTTCAAAAAGCAAGATGGGGCTAACCCCACTATGGCGAG acAGCTCAGCTCTCTCAAGCCAGCGGAATAGTTTCCCGACTTCCTTTTGGACCAGCTCTTACCAGCCCCCACCTGCACCCTGCTTGGGGGGTGTTCATCCTGACTTCCAGGTCACTGCACCCCCTGGCACCTTTACTGCGGccgaccccagcccctggccaggACACGGCCTGCATCAGactggcccagcccctcccccacccgcatcCGAGTCCTGGCACTATCCTTTGGCATCTCAGGTGAGCCCATCCTACAGCCACATGCATGATGTGTACATGCGGCACCACCACCCCCACGCCCACAtgcaccaccgccaccaccaccaccaccaccaccaccacccttctGCTGGCTCTGCCCTGGATCCGTCCTATGGGCCCCTGCTGATGCCATCAGTGCGTGCAGCCAGGATTCCTGCTCCCCAGTGTGACATCACAAAGACAGACCCGACTACAGTCACCACTGCTACCTCAGCGTGGGCCGGAGCCTTTCATGGAACCGTGGACTTAGTGCCAAGTGTGGGGTTTGAAACAG
- the VGLL3 gene encoding transcription cofactor vestigial-like protein 3 isoform X1: MSCAEVMYHPQPYGAPQYLPNPVAAATCPTAYYHPAPQPGQQKKLAVYSKMQDSLEVTLPSKQEEEEDEEEEEEEEEKDQPAEMEYLNSRCVLFTYFQGDIGSVVDEHFSRALGQASTLHPESAISKSKMGLTPLWRDSSALSSQRNSFPTSFWTSSYQPPPAPCLGGVHPDFQVTAPPGTFTAADPSPWPGHGLHQTGPAPPPPASESWHYPLASQVSPSYSHMHDVYMRHHHPHAHMHHRHHHHHHHHHPSAGSALDPSYGPLLMPSVRAARIPAPQCDITKTDPTTVTTATSAWAGAFHGTVDLVPSVGFETGLQHQDKSKESPCTLNYDKMLRVPY, from the exons ATGAGTTGTGCGGAGGTGATGTATCACCCCCAGCCGTATGGAGCGCCCCAGTATCTGCCCAACCCTGTGGCAGCTGCAACCTGCCCCACAGCCTACTACCACCCGGCGCCCCAACCTGGCCAGCAG AAGAAGTTAGCGGTATACAGCAAGATGCAGGACTCTCTGGAAGTCACCCTTCCCAGCaaacaagaggaggaggaggatgaggaggaggaggaggaggaggaggagaaagaccaGCCTGCCGAGATGGAGTACCTTAACTCTCGCTGTGTCCTTTTCACTTATTTCCAGGGAGACATTGGGTCAGTAGTGGATGAGCACTTCTCAAGAGCTTTGGGCCAAGCCAGCACCCTCCATCCAGAATCTGCCATTTCAAAAAGCAAGATGGGGCTAACCCCACTATGGCGAG acAGCTCAGCTCTCTCAAGCCAGCGGAATAGTTTCCCGACTTCCTTTTGGACCAGCTCTTACCAGCCCCCACCTGCACCCTGCTTGGGGGGTGTTCATCCTGACTTCCAGGTCACTGCACCCCCTGGCACCTTTACTGCGGccgaccccagcccctggccaggACACGGCCTGCATCAGactggcccagcccctcccccacccgcatcCGAGTCCTGGCACTATCCTTTGGCATCTCAGGTGAGCCCATCCTACAGCCACATGCATGATGTGTACATGCGGCACCACCACCCCCACGCCCACAtgcaccaccgccaccaccaccaccaccaccaccaccacccttctGCTGGCTCTGCCCTGGATCCGTCCTATGGGCCCCTGCTGATGCCATCAGTGCGTGCAGCCAGGATTCCTGCTCCCCAGTGTGACATCACAAAGACAGACCCGACTACAGTCACCACTGCTACCTCAGCGTGGGCCGGAGCCTTTCATGGAACCGTGGACTTAGTGCCAAGTGTGGGGTTTGAAACAG
- the VGLL3 gene encoding transcription cofactor vestigial-like protein 3 isoform X2: MSCAEVMYHPQPYGAPQYLPNPVAAATCPTAYYHPAPQPGQQKKLAVYSKMQDSLEVTLPSKQEEEEDEEEEEEEEEKDQPAEMEYLNSRCVLFTYFQGDIGSVVDEHFSRALGQASTLHPESAISKSKMGLTPLWRDSSALSSQRNSFPTSFWTSSYQPPPAPCLGGVHPDFQVTAPPGTFTAADPSPWPGHGLHQTGPAPPPPASESWHYPLASQVSPSYSHMHDVYMRHHHPHAHMHHRHHHHHHHHHPSAGSALDPSYGPLLMPSVRAARIPAPQCDITKTDPTTVTTATSAWAGAFHGTVDLVPSVGFETGLQHQDKSKESP, encoded by the exons ATGAGTTGTGCGGAGGTGATGTATCACCCCCAGCCGTATGGAGCGCCCCAGTATCTGCCCAACCCTGTGGCAGCTGCAACCTGCCCCACAGCCTACTACCACCCGGCGCCCCAACCTGGCCAGCAG AAGAAGTTAGCGGTATACAGCAAGATGCAGGACTCTCTGGAAGTCACCCTTCCCAGCaaacaagaggaggaggaggatgaggaggaggaggaggaggaggaggagaaagaccaGCCTGCCGAGATGGAGTACCTTAACTCTCGCTGTGTCCTTTTCACTTATTTCCAGGGAGACATTGGGTCAGTAGTGGATGAGCACTTCTCAAGAGCTTTGGGCCAAGCCAGCACCCTCCATCCAGAATCTGCCATTTCAAAAAGCAAGATGGGGCTAACCCCACTATGGCGAG acAGCTCAGCTCTCTCAAGCCAGCGGAATAGTTTCCCGACTTCCTTTTGGACCAGCTCTTACCAGCCCCCACCTGCACCCTGCTTGGGGGGTGTTCATCCTGACTTCCAGGTCACTGCACCCCCTGGCACCTTTACTGCGGccgaccccagcccctggccaggACACGGCCTGCATCAGactggcccagcccctcccccacccgcatcCGAGTCCTGGCACTATCCTTTGGCATCTCAGGTGAGCCCATCCTACAGCCACATGCATGATGTGTACATGCGGCACCACCACCCCCACGCCCACAtgcaccaccgccaccaccaccaccaccaccaccaccacccttctGCTGGCTCTGCCCTGGATCCGTCCTATGGGCCCCTGCTGATGCCATCAGTGCGTGCAGCCAGGATTCCTGCTCCCCAGTGTGACATCACAAAGACAGACCCGACTACAGTCACCACTGCTACCTCAGCGTGGGCCGGAGCCTTTCATGGAACCGTGGACTTAGTGCCAAGTGTGGGGTTTGAAACAG
- the VGLL3 gene encoding transcription cofactor vestigial-like protein 3 isoform X5, protein MSCAEVMYHPQPYGAPQYLPNPVAAATCPTAYYHPAPQPGQQKKLAVYSKMQDSLEVTLPSKQEEEEDEEEEEEEEEKDQPAEMEYLNSRCVLFTYFQGDIGSVVDEHFSRALGQASTLHPESAISKSKMGLTPLWRDSSALSSQRNSFPTSFWTSSYQPPPAPCLGGVHPDFQVTAPPGTFTAADPSPWPGHGLHQTGPAPPPPASESWHYPLASQCDITKTDPTTVTTATSAWAGAFHGTVDLVPSVGFETGLQHQDKSKESPCTLNYDKMLRVPY, encoded by the exons ATGAGTTGTGCGGAGGTGATGTATCACCCCCAGCCGTATGGAGCGCCCCAGTATCTGCCCAACCCTGTGGCAGCTGCAACCTGCCCCACAGCCTACTACCACCCGGCGCCCCAACCTGGCCAGCAG AAGAAGTTAGCGGTATACAGCAAGATGCAGGACTCTCTGGAAGTCACCCTTCCCAGCaaacaagaggaggaggaggatgaggaggaggaggaggaggaggaggagaaagaccaGCCTGCCGAGATGGAGTACCTTAACTCTCGCTGTGTCCTTTTCACTTATTTCCAGGGAGACATTGGGTCAGTAGTGGATGAGCACTTCTCAAGAGCTTTGGGCCAAGCCAGCACCCTCCATCCAGAATCTGCCATTTCAAAAAGCAAGATGGGGCTAACCCCACTATGGCGAG acAGCTCAGCTCTCTCAAGCCAGCGGAATAGTTTCCCGACTTCCTTTTGGACCAGCTCTTACCAGCCCCCACCTGCACCCTGCTTGGGGGGTGTTCATCCTGACTTCCAGGTCACTGCACCCCCTGGCACCTTTACTGCGGccgaccccagcccctggccaggACACGGCCTGCATCAGactggcccagcccctcccccacccgcatcCGAGTCCTGGCACTATCCTTTGGCATCTCAG TGTGACATCACAAAGACAGACCCGACTACAGTCACCACTGCTACCTCAGCGTGGGCCGGAGCCTTTCATGGAACCGTGGACTTAGTGCCAAGTGTGGGGTTTGAAACAG